The proteins below come from a single Streptomyces sp. MRC013 genomic window:
- a CDS encoding phosphatidylserine decarboxylase — protein sequence MPHSQTSAPRVSLTGVRLARGASPWLLPTVATAAASLVRARRSRRAAAIAVPTTALAAGMLWFFRDPEREIAQGRVISPADGVVQSIMPWKDGRTRVAIFMSPLNVHVNRAPLAGTVTSVEHIPGGFVPAFNKESENNERVVWHFDTELGDIEMVQIAGAVARRIVPYLPQGAKVEQGDRIGLIRFGSRVDVYLPEGVDVAVEVGQTTTAGVTRIDRD from the coding sequence ATGCCCCACAGCCAAACCTCTGCACCTCGCGTCAGCCTCACCGGCGTACGCCTCGCGCGCGGAGCATCGCCGTGGCTTCTGCCGACCGTCGCCACCGCAGCAGCAAGCCTCGTCCGCGCGCGCCGCTCCCGGCGTGCCGCGGCGATCGCCGTCCCGACCACCGCGCTCGCGGCCGGCATGCTGTGGTTCTTCCGCGACCCCGAGCGCGAGATCGCGCAGGGCAGGGTCATTTCGCCCGCCGACGGGGTGGTGCAGAGCATCATGCCGTGGAAGGACGGGCGCACCCGCGTCGCCATCTTCATGAGCCCGCTGAACGTCCACGTCAACCGCGCCCCGCTGGCGGGCACGGTGACGTCCGTGGAGCACATCCCGGGCGGTTTCGTGCCGGCGTTCAACAAGGAGAGCGAGAACAACGAGCGCGTCGTCTGGCACTTCGACACGGAGCTCGGCGACATCGAGATGGTGCAGATCGCCGGCGCCGTGGCCCGGCGCATCGTGCCGTACCTGCCGCAGGGCGCCAAGGTCGAGCAGGGTGACCGGATCGGTCTGATCCGCTTCGGCTCGCGGGTCGACGTCTACCTCCCGGAAGGTGTGGACGTCGCCGTCGAGGTCGGCCAGACCACGACCGCGGGGGTGACTCGCATTGACCGTGATTGA
- a CDS encoding type II toxin-antitoxin system VapB family antitoxin — MAKVNIALDAELVVEVMVLAGVGDPRDAVELVVRDYIERGHRTEARVAPREGDPRRPEPGQREQG; from the coding sequence ATGGCCAAGGTGAACATCGCCCTCGACGCCGAACTCGTCGTGGAAGTCATGGTGCTGGCGGGTGTCGGCGACCCGCGGGACGCCGTCGAACTCGTCGTCCGCGACTACATCGAGCGGGGGCACCGCACCGAGGCGCGGGTGGCGCCCCGCGAGGGCGACCCGCGCCGCCCCGAGCCCGGGCAGCGGGAACAGGGCTGA
- a CDS encoding NAD(P)H-dependent oxidoreductase encodes MPVRILALVGSLRAGSHNRRLAETAVSLAPEGVTVELYEGLADVPFYNEDVDTEGSAPEAAARLRAAAAEADALLLFTPEYNGTMPAVLKNAIDWLSRPYGAGALRAKPAAVVGTAFGRYGGAWAQTEARKALGVAGARVLEDVEFALPGSVTRFADTHPSEDAEVAAGLPAVLARVAEAAAAPAEATA; translated from the coding sequence ATGCCCGTCCGCATCCTCGCACTCGTCGGCAGCCTCCGCGCGGGCTCCCACAACCGCCGGCTCGCCGAGACCGCCGTCTCCCTCGCCCCCGAGGGCGTCACCGTGGAGCTGTACGAGGGCCTTGCCGACGTGCCCTTCTACAACGAGGACGTCGACACCGAGGGGAGCGCTCCCGAGGCCGCCGCCCGGCTGCGGGCCGCCGCCGCGGAGGCCGACGCCCTGCTGCTGTTCACCCCGGAGTACAACGGCACCATGCCCGCCGTGCTCAAGAACGCGATCGACTGGCTGTCCCGCCCCTACGGCGCCGGGGCCCTCCGGGCGAAGCCGGCCGCCGTCGTCGGCACCGCCTTCGGCCGGTACGGCGGCGCGTGGGCGCAGACCGAGGCCCGCAAGGCCCTGGGCGTGGCCGGCGCCCGCGTGCTGGAGGACGTCGAGTTCGCCCTGCCGGGCTCCGTGACCCGCTTCGCCGACACCCACCCCTCCGAGGACGCGGAGGTCGCCGCCGGCCTGCCCGCCGTCCTCGCCCGGGTCGCCGAGGCCGCCGCCGCCCCCGCCGAGGCCACCGCCTGA
- a CDS encoding TipAS antibiotic-recognition domain-containing protein: MRSGAMDEQYADECRQALAREQARSLSETDDWGHVDRDRVHRDWDVLYKELATHLDGSLPEDRHIQELVHRHFEIACRFYTPSREAYAGMALFYAENGPMREFHNSYHPRMVDFLGEAMRVYARQGAGFPS; this comes from the coding sequence ATGAGGTCCGGTGCCATGGACGAGCAGTACGCGGACGAGTGTCGGCAGGCACTGGCCAGGGAGCAAGCCCGGAGCCTCTCCGAGACCGACGACTGGGGACACGTGGACCGGGACCGGGTCCACCGGGACTGGGACGTCCTCTACAAGGAGCTCGCGACCCACCTGGACGGCTCGCTGCCGGAGGACCGGCACATCCAGGAACTCGTCCACAGGCACTTCGAGATAGCCTGCCGCTTCTACACCCCCAGCAGGGAGGCGTACGCCGGCATGGCGCTCTTCTACGCGGAGAACGGCCCCATGAGGGAGTTCCACAACTCCTACCACCCCCGGATGGTCGACTTCCTGGGCGAGGCGATGAGGGTGTACGCCAGGCAGGGTGCCGGCTTCCCCTCGTAG
- a CDS encoding substrate-binding domain-containing protein, translating to MSEQVEQWIAILSLVVPVAAFLWEFAVVGRKRLGYRVQMDTLAADAAGKPYADVLGDMEHDGHRLKDPSFVLLRIENAGSARILSEDYLADPADPYGIKVTFRDRRVAAVVLTDPSEQEVPDFFFEEVEEDDNTVRTVAKPGFRRSNSEADRTGIVRLPKVTLSRGAEYKVLIVLERWPDDNGTGEFPEPIVSGVGGQGHWYDTVLRFFRLKATRTESHVFASRPAWWLIWILIAGVGVQACFTLLLPDERRPPMDCVGGTLHLHGSTAFESAARAAAEDYLKRCEGAGVSVLDGPFKGSGKGVTALERAGEDAGIGVGEGLGDHIAFTDGLAPDGHPRLIPRPVALSVFTLVVNRKAGVENLSLTQVREIFAGRVKNWSQVGGSDEPVHLINREPRSGTRNTLVSKLLDGRQPPQFTVTDCASLKPDRYGNCEVDETSLVLDEVASRPGAIGYSEATKAGGHRDAGRLVKLRIDGREPTAEGVEEAGYPYWQTEFAYTYGEVPAGSVAASFLNYLTQQSGRDVLREHGHALCSETENSGECRPT from the coding sequence ATGAGCGAACAGGTGGAGCAGTGGATCGCGATCCTGAGTCTCGTGGTTCCCGTGGCGGCGTTCCTGTGGGAGTTCGCCGTCGTCGGCCGCAAGCGGCTCGGCTACCGGGTGCAGATGGACACCCTGGCCGCCGACGCGGCCGGCAAGCCGTACGCCGACGTGCTGGGGGACATGGAGCACGACGGCCACCGGCTCAAGGACCCCTCGTTCGTCCTGCTGCGCATCGAGAACGCCGGGTCGGCCAGGATCCTCTCCGAGGACTACCTGGCCGACCCCGCCGACCCCTACGGCATCAAGGTCACCTTCCGCGACCGCCGGGTCGCGGCCGTGGTCCTCACCGATCCGAGCGAACAGGAGGTGCCCGACTTCTTCTTCGAGGAGGTGGAGGAGGACGACAACACCGTCCGCACCGTCGCCAAGCCCGGCTTCCGCCGCAGCAACAGCGAAGCGGACCGCACGGGCATCGTCCGGCTGCCGAAGGTGACCCTCTCCCGGGGCGCCGAGTACAAGGTGCTCATCGTGCTGGAACGCTGGCCCGACGACAACGGCACCGGCGAGTTCCCGGAGCCGATCGTCAGCGGCGTCGGCGGGCAGGGCCACTGGTACGACACGGTGCTGAGGTTCTTCCGGCTGAAGGCGACCAGGACCGAGAGCCACGTCTTCGCCTCCCGGCCCGCCTGGTGGCTCATCTGGATCCTGATCGCGGGCGTCGGCGTCCAGGCGTGCTTCACGCTCCTCCTGCCCGACGAGCGGCGGCCTCCGATGGACTGTGTCGGGGGCACCCTCCACCTCCACGGTTCCACGGCCTTCGAGAGCGCCGCGCGGGCCGCCGCCGAGGACTACCTCAAGCGCTGCGAAGGAGCGGGCGTGTCCGTCCTCGACGGCCCCTTCAAGGGGAGCGGCAAGGGGGTCACCGCCCTGGAGCGGGCCGGCGAGGACGCCGGGATCGGGGTCGGCGAGGGCCTCGGCGACCACATCGCCTTCACCGACGGCCTCGCCCCCGACGGCCACCCCCGGCTGATCCCCAGACCCGTCGCCCTCTCCGTGTTCACCCTCGTCGTCAACAGGAAGGCGGGCGTGGAGAACCTGAGCCTGACCCAGGTACGCGAGATCTTCGCCGGCCGGGTGAAGAACTGGTCCCAGGTCGGCGGCAGCGACGAACCCGTCCACCTGATCAACCGCGAGCCCCGCTCGGGCACCCGCAACACTCTCGTCTCCAAGCTCCTGGACGGCAGGCAGCCGCCCCAGTTCACCGTGACCGACTGCGCGTCGCTGAAGCCGGACCGGTACGGCAACTGCGAGGTCGACGAGACGTCCCTCGTGCTGGACGAGGTCGCTTCGAGGCCCGGGGCCATCGGCTACAGCGAGGCCACGAAGGCCGGCGGCCACCGGGACGCCGGACGGCTCGTCAAGCTGAGGATCGACGGCAGGGAACCGACGGCGGAAGGCGTGGAGGAAGCCGGCTACCCCTACTGGCAGACCGAGTTCGCCTACACCTACGGCGAGGTGCCGGCCGGCTCCGTGGCGGCGTCCTTCCTGAACTACCTCACCCAGCAGAGCGGCCGCGACGTCCTGCGCGAGCACGGCCACGCCCTGTGCTCCGAGACGGAGAACTCGGGGGAGTGCCGACCGACCTGA
- a CDS encoding BCCT family transporter, translated as MSTDPPPPAPPPEHPSGPSPDRAVVAVGFTTVLVLVLWAWLGGGSFAGASSAGLAWVLGNFGWLFVVAADVFLVLCLVIAVGRFGRIRLGADDSRPEFGDLAWIAMMFSAGMGIGLMFYGVGEPLAHYLSPPPATGVRAESAEAARAAMEYSFFHWTLTPWAIYGVVGLALAYAGFRKGRGNRLSAAFVPLLGARRAESWPGRLIDLLAVFATVFGTATSLGLGALQVAEGLELTTGVAAGRTTQLVVIAVLSAAFVASAFSGLHRGVKWLSTLNITLAAALAVFVFLIGPTVYVLDSIPASIGGYLQDLLPMATRTGAFSDRAWLGTWTIFYWAWWLSWAPFVGTFIARISRGRTVREFLTGVLLVPSGATVFWFCVMGGSALRLQSTGAADLAGAAREGAEASLFAMLDALPAGTVTSFAAMVLVMTYFVTSADSASLVMGSLTSRGALHPPTWLVVGWGVLMAVVAAVLLVVGGLGSLQTATILVALPFVAVMLCLCWALLKELRADPGAGPARNPAPHGLRDVVRAMAGDTVTERAPARHHRLRRAARARSGTGDGAGPGGTE; from the coding sequence ATGAGCACGGACCCGCCGCCGCCCGCCCCTCCCCCCGAGCACCCCTCCGGGCCCTCGCCGGACCGCGCCGTCGTGGCGGTCGGCTTCACCACCGTCCTCGTCCTGGTGCTGTGGGCCTGGCTGGGTGGGGGGTCCTTCGCCGGCGCGTCGTCCGCGGGCCTGGCCTGGGTCCTGGGCAACTTCGGCTGGCTGTTCGTGGTGGCCGCCGACGTCTTCCTGGTCCTGTGCCTGGTGATCGCGGTCGGCCGGTTCGGCCGGATCCGGCTGGGCGCGGACGACTCCCGGCCGGAGTTCGGCGACCTCGCGTGGATCGCGATGATGTTCAGCGCCGGCATGGGCATCGGGCTGATGTTCTACGGGGTCGGGGAGCCGCTCGCCCACTACCTGTCCCCGCCGCCGGCGACCGGGGTGCGCGCCGAGTCGGCCGAGGCGGCCCGCGCGGCGATGGAGTACTCGTTCTTCCACTGGACGCTCACCCCGTGGGCGATCTACGGCGTCGTCGGGCTCGCCCTGGCCTACGCGGGTTTCCGCAAGGGGCGCGGGAACCGGCTGAGCGCGGCGTTCGTGCCGCTGCTCGGCGCCCGGCGGGCGGAGTCCTGGCCGGGCCGGCTGATCGACCTGCTCGCGGTGTTCGCGACGGTGTTCGGCACGGCGACCAGTCTGGGCCTGGGCGCGCTGCAGGTGGCCGAGGGCCTGGAGCTGACGACCGGGGTGGCGGCGGGCCGCACGACGCAGCTGGTGGTGATCGCGGTGCTGTCGGCGGCGTTCGTGGCGTCGGCCTTCTCCGGGCTGCATCGGGGTGTCAAGTGGCTGTCGACGCTGAACATCACGCTCGCGGCGGCGCTGGCGGTGTTCGTCTTCCTCATCGGGCCGACCGTGTACGTCCTCGACTCGATCCCGGCGTCGATCGGCGGCTACCTGCAGGATCTGCTGCCGATGGCGACCCGCACGGGCGCGTTCTCCGACCGCGCGTGGCTGGGGACGTGGACGATCTTCTACTGGGCGTGGTGGCTGTCGTGGGCCCCGTTCGTGGGGACGTTCATCGCCCGGATCTCGCGCGGCCGGACGGTCCGCGAGTTCCTGACCGGGGTGCTGCTGGTGCCGAGCGGCGCGACGGTCTTCTGGTTCTGCGTGATGGGCGGTTCGGCGCTGCGCCTGCAGTCGACCGGAGCCGCGGACCTGGCGGGCGCCGCGCGGGAGGGGGCGGAGGCCTCGCTGTTCGCGATGCTGGACGCGCTGCCGGCCGGGACGGTCACGTCGTTCGCGGCGATGGTGCTGGTGATGACGTACTTCGTGACGAGCGCGGACTCGGCGTCGCTGGTGATGGGCTCGCTGACCAGCCGGGGCGCGCTGCACCCGCCGACGTGGCTGGTGGTGGGCTGGGGCGTGCTGATGGCGGTGGTCGCGGCGGTGCTGCTGGTGGTCGGCGGCCTCGGTTCCCTGCAGACGGCGACGATCCTGGTGGCGCTGCCGTTCGTGGCCGTGATGCTCTGCCTGTGCTGGGCGCTGCTGAAGGAGCTGCGGGCGGACCCGGGCGCCGGCCCGGCGCGCAACCCCGCGCCGCACGGGCTGCGCGACGTCGTGCGGGCGATGGCCGGCGACACGGTGACGGAGCGGGCGCCGGCGCGCCACCACCGGCTGCGGCGCGCGGCGCGGGCGCGCAGCGGGACGGGAGACGGTGCGGGTCCCGGCGGCACGGAGTGA
- a CDS encoding CoA ester lyase, whose translation MRPLPPSVNRLRPRRSCLAVPGSNPRFLEKAQGLAADQVFLDLEDACAPLAKPEARHTIVKFLNEGDWTGKTRVVRVNDWTTHWTYRDVVTVVEGAGQNLDCVMLPKVQDASQIVALDLLLTQIERTMGFEVGRIGIEAQIENARGLNNVDEIAQASPRIETIVFGPADFMASINMKSLVVGEQPPGYPADAYHYILMKILMAARANGLQAIDGPYLQIRNVDGFRAVAGRAAALGFDGKWVLHPGQVEAANEVFSPSQEDYDHAELILDAYEYHTSEAGGRKGSAMLGDEMIDEASRKMALVVAGKGRAAGMRRTGTFEIPGA comes from the coding sequence ATCCGCCCCCTCCCCCCTTCCGTGAACCGGCTGCGCCCCCGCCGCTCCTGCCTGGCGGTGCCGGGCTCGAACCCGCGTTTCCTGGAGAAGGCCCAGGGCCTGGCCGCCGACCAGGTGTTCCTGGACCTGGAGGACGCCTGCGCGCCGCTCGCCAAGCCGGAGGCGCGGCACACGATCGTGAAGTTCCTCAACGAGGGCGACTGGACCGGCAAGACCCGCGTGGTGCGGGTCAACGACTGGACGACCCACTGGACGTACCGGGACGTCGTCACGGTCGTCGAGGGCGCCGGCCAGAACCTCGACTGCGTCATGCTGCCGAAGGTGCAGGACGCCTCGCAGATCGTCGCCCTGGACCTGCTGCTGACGCAGATCGAGAGGACGATGGGCTTCGAGGTCGGCCGCATCGGCATCGAGGCGCAGATCGAGAACGCCCGCGGCCTGAACAACGTCGACGAGATCGCGCAGGCGTCGCCGCGCATCGAGACGATCGTCTTCGGCCCGGCCGACTTCATGGCGTCGATCAACATGAAGTCGCTGGTGGTCGGCGAGCAGCCGCCCGGCTACCCGGCGGACGCCTACCACTACATCCTGATGAAGATCCTGATGGCAGCCCGCGCCAACGGCCTCCAGGCGATCGACGGCCCCTACCTCCAGATCAGGAACGTGGACGGCTTCCGCGCGGTCGCCGGCCGCGCCGCCGCGCTGGGCTTCGACGGCAAGTGGGTGCTCCACCCCGGCCAGGTCGAGGCGGCCAACGAGGTGTTCTCCCCGTCGCAGGAGGACTACGACCACGCCGAGCTGATCCTGGACGCGTACGAGTACCACACGTCCGAGGCGGGCGGCAGGAAGGGCTCCGCGATGCTCGGCGACGAGATGATCGACGAGGCCAGCCGCAAGATGGCCCTGGTCGTCGCGGGCAAGGGCCGGGCCGCCGGGATGCGGCGCACCGGCACGTTCGAGATCCCGGGGGCGTGA
- a CDS encoding glycerate kinase: MADGAVAGAAHVLVAADKFKGSLTAGQVAERVTAGLRSVVPDLRVEALPVADGGDGTVEAAVAAGFERREVRVTGPLGAPVAAAFALRGGTAVVEMAEASGLRRLPAGVLAPLTATSYGSGELLRAALDAGARTLVLGVGGSATTDGGAGMLAALGARFQDADGRPVGPGGGGLRDLAAADLSRLDPRFADAELVLAGDVDNPLTGPEGAPAVFGPQKGATGEDVEVLDAALVRYVEVLAGAMGPRAAEAAAAPGAGGAGGVGYGALVGLGAVFRPGIEVMLDLLGFTGALDRATLVITGEGSLDEQTLRGKAPAGVAAAARAAGVGTVAVCGRLALSPEALGRVGIRRAYPLTDLEPDPAACVAEAGPLLERVAAGIARDLLG; this comes from the coding sequence ATGGCGGACGGAGCGGTCGCGGGAGCCGCCCACGTGCTCGTGGCGGCCGACAAGTTCAAGGGCTCCCTCACGGCCGGGCAGGTCGCGGAGCGGGTGACGGCGGGGCTACGGAGCGTCGTCCCGGACCTCCGGGTGGAGGCGCTGCCCGTCGCGGACGGCGGCGACGGCACGGTCGAGGCCGCGGTGGCGGCCGGGTTCGAACGCCGCGAGGTCCGCGTGACCGGCCCGCTCGGGGCGCCCGTGGCGGCGGCGTTCGCCCTGCGCGGCGGTACGGCGGTCGTGGAGATGGCGGAGGCGTCCGGTCTGCGGCGGCTGCCCGCGGGCGTCCTCGCCCCCCTCACGGCCACCTCGTACGGCTCGGGGGAGCTGCTGCGCGCCGCGCTCGACGCCGGGGCCCGCACCCTCGTCCTGGGTGTCGGCGGCAGCGCCACGACCGACGGCGGCGCCGGCATGCTCGCCGCGCTCGGCGCGCGCTTCCAGGACGCGGACGGCCGGCCCGTCGGACCGGGCGGCGGCGGCCTGCGCGACCTGGCCGCCGCCGACCTGTCGCGGCTGGATCCGCGCTTCGCCGACGCGGAGCTGGTGCTCGCCGGTGACGTCGACAACCCGCTGACCGGCCCGGAGGGCGCCCCGGCGGTCTTCGGGCCGCAGAAGGGCGCGACGGGGGAGGACGTGGAGGTCCTGGACGCGGCGCTCGTGCGGTACGTCGAGGTGCTGGCGGGCGCCATGGGCCCGCGCGCCGCCGAGGCGGCCGCCGCGCCGGGCGCGGGCGGCGCGGGCGGCGTCGGCTACGGCGCCCTGGTCGGCCTCGGAGCGGTCTTCCGCCCCGGCATCGAGGTGATGCTGGACCTCCTGGGCTTCACCGGCGCCCTGGACCGGGCCACCCTCGTGATCACCGGGGAGGGCTCCCTCGACGAGCAGACCCTGCGCGGCAAGGCCCCGGCGGGGGTCGCCGCGGCGGCGCGCGCGGCCGGGGTCGGGACCGTCGCGGTCTGCGGCCGCCTGGCGCTGTCCCCGGAGGCCCTGGGGCGGGTGGGCATCCGCCGCGCCTACCCCCTCACCGACCTGGAGCCGGACCCGGCCGCGTGCGTCGCCGAGGCGGGTCCCCTCCTGGAGCGGGTCGCGGCGGGCATCGCACGCGACCTCCTGGGCTGA
- a CDS encoding methylated-DNA--[protein]-cysteine S-methyltransferase translates to MNRQHTTVDSPYGPLTLVATDGVLSGLYMAGQRHRPPRETFGEPDPRPFREAVRQLDAYHARELTRFDLPLRLDGTPFQRRVWELLRAIPYGETRTYGELAAALGQPTASRAVGLANGRNPIGIIVPCHRVVGADGGLTGYGGGLDRKRRLLAFESGAPAPEALFPVG, encoded by the coding sequence ATGAACCGGCAGCACACGACCGTCGACAGCCCCTACGGCCCGCTCACCCTCGTCGCCACCGACGGCGTCCTCAGCGGGCTGTACATGGCCGGCCAGCGCCACCGGCCGCCCCGGGAGACCTTCGGCGAACCCGACCCGCGCCCCTTCCGCGAGGCCGTCCGCCAACTCGACGCCTACCACGCACGCGAACTGACCCGGTTCGACCTGCCGCTGCGCCTGGACGGCACCCCGTTCCAGCGGCGCGTGTGGGAGCTGCTGAGGGCCATCCCGTACGGCGAGACCCGCACCTACGGCGAGCTTGCCGCCGCCCTCGGGCAGCCCACCGCCTCCCGCGCGGTCGGCCTCGCCAACGGGCGCAACCCGATCGGGATCATCGTCCCCTGCCACCGCGTGGTCGGGGCGGACGGCGGCCTCACGGGGTACGGCGGCGGCCTGGACCGCAAGCGCCGCCTGCTCGCCTTCGAGAGCGGCGCCCCGGCCCCGGAGGCCCTCTTCCCGGTCGGCTGA
- a CDS encoding acyl-CoA dehydrogenase family protein, with amino-acid sequence MARLAQTHGLTDVQQEIVSTVRDFVDKEIIPVATALEHRDEYPQEIVDGLRELGLFGLMIPEEYGGLGESLLTYALCVEEIARGWMSVSGIVNTHFIVAYMIKQHGTREQKDAFLPRMATGEVRGAFSMSEPGLGSDVSAITSRAVRDGDGYVLDGQKMWLTNGGTSTLVAVLVRSDEGHPGGTAPHRSMTTFLVEKEPGFGEVRPGLTIPGKIDKMGYKGVDTTELVMEGLRVPADRVLGGTTGRGFYQMMDGVEVGRVNVAARGCGVAQRAFELGVEYAQQRRTFGKPIAQHQAIQFKLAEMATKVEAAHAMMVNAARKKDSGERNDLEAGMAKYLASEYCKEVVEDAFRIHGGYGFSKEYEIERLYREAPMLLIGEGTAEIQKMIIGRRLLEEYRVQS; translated from the coding sequence ATGGCCCGACTGGCGCAGACGCACGGCCTCACCGACGTCCAGCAGGAGATCGTCTCCACCGTCCGGGACTTCGTCGACAAGGAGATCATCCCGGTCGCGACCGCGCTGGAGCACCGGGACGAGTACCCCCAGGAGATCGTCGACGGGCTCAGGGAGCTGGGCCTGTTCGGCCTGATGATCCCCGAGGAGTACGGGGGCCTGGGCGAGTCGCTCCTGACCTACGCGCTGTGCGTGGAGGAGATCGCCCGCGGCTGGATGTCCGTGTCGGGCATCGTCAACACCCACTTCATCGTCGCGTACATGATCAAGCAGCACGGCACGCGGGAGCAGAAGGACGCGTTCCTGCCGCGGATGGCGACCGGCGAGGTGCGCGGCGCGTTCTCGATGTCGGAGCCGGGCCTCGGCTCGGACGTGTCGGCCATCACGTCGAGGGCGGTGCGGGACGGCGACGGCTACGTCCTGGACGGCCAGAAGATGTGGCTGACCAACGGCGGCACGTCCACCCTGGTGGCCGTACTGGTCCGGAGTGACGAAGGACACCCCGGGGGAACGGCCCCGCACAGGTCGATGACGACGTTCCTGGTGGAGAAGGAACCGGGCTTCGGCGAGGTCCGGCCGGGCCTCACCATCCCCGGCAAGATCGACAAGATGGGTTACAAGGGGGTCGACACCACCGAGCTGGTCATGGAGGGGCTGCGCGTTCCGGCCGACCGCGTCCTGGGCGGGACCACCGGCCGGGGCTTCTACCAGATGATGGACGGCGTGGAGGTCGGCCGGGTGAACGTGGCGGCCCGCGGCTGCGGTGTCGCCCAGCGCGCCTTCGAGCTGGGCGTGGAGTACGCCCAGCAGCGCCGCACCTTCGGCAAGCCGATCGCCCAGCATCAGGCGATTCAGTTCAAATTGGCTGAAATGGCTACCAAAGTAGAGGCTGCTCATGCCATGATGGTCAACGCGGCTCGCAAAAAGGACTCAGGGGAGCGAAACGACCTCGAAGCAGGCATGGCCAAGTACCTGGCCTCCGAGTACTGCAAGGAGGTCGTGGAGGACGCCTTCCGCATCCACGGGGGCTACGGGTTCTCCAAGGAGTACGAGATCGAGCGCCTCTACCGGGAGGCACCGATGCTGCTCATCGGTGAAGGCACCGCCGAGATCCAGAAAATGATCATCGGCAGGCGCCTGCTCGAGGAGTACCGGGTCCAGAGCTGA
- a CDS encoding TetR/AcrR family transcriptional regulator: MTPPPPHGRTELSLTPAGAPPRLRADAARNRARLLEAAARLAAEQGAANLTMEAVACAAQVGKGTVFRRFGDRSGLLLALLDHREQQFQAAFMSGPAPLGPGAPADERLHAFGPAVLRHEGAHRDLYLAAHRPDPVRRYTVPARLVRLAHLTALLREAGTDADAELSAHTLLGYLDTGLVHHLVSGRGLPPGRVEAGWHDLVSRTLARRDP, translated from the coding sequence ATGACCCCTCCGCCCCCGCACGGACGCACGGAGCTGTCCCTCACCCCCGCCGGGGCGCCGCCGCGGCTGCGCGCGGACGCGGCCCGCAACCGCGCCCGGCTCCTGGAGGCCGCCGCCCGGCTGGCCGCCGAGCAGGGCGCCGCCAACCTGACCATGGAGGCCGTCGCCTGTGCCGCGCAGGTCGGCAAGGGCACCGTGTTCCGCCGGTTCGGCGACCGCTCGGGGCTGCTGCTGGCCCTGCTGGACCACCGGGAGCAGCAGTTCCAGGCGGCGTTCATGTCCGGCCCGGCGCCGCTCGGGCCGGGTGCCCCGGCCGACGAGCGGCTGCACGCCTTCGGCCCGGCCGTCCTGCGCCACGAGGGCGCGCACCGGGACCTGTACCTGGCCGCCCACCGGCCCGACCCGGTGCGCCGGTACACCGTGCCGGCCCGTCTCGTACGGCTCGCGCACCTGACGGCGCTGCTGCGCGAGGCGGGTACGGACGCCGACGCCGAGCTGTCCGCGCACACCCTGCTGGGGTACCTCGACACGGGCCTGGTCCACCACCTGGTGTCCGGGCGCGGCCTGCCGCCGGGCCGGGTGGAGGCGGGCTGGCACGACCTGGTGTCGCGGACGCTGGCGCGCCGGGACCCCTGA